A single region of the Mycobacterium lentiflavum genome encodes:
- a CDS encoding PadR family transcriptional regulator: MLELAILGLLIESPMHGYELRKRLTGLLGAFRAFSYGSLYPALRRMQADGLIAENAAPAGTPVRRARRVYELTEKGRQRFGELVADTGPHNYTDDGFGVHLAFFNRTPAEARMRILEGRRRQVEERREGLREAIARASNSLDRYTRQLHQLGLESSEREVKWLNELIAAERAAPGLTEQA; the protein is encoded by the coding sequence TGCATGGCTATGAGCTGCGCAAGCGGCTGACCGGCCTACTCGGCGCGTTCCGTGCGTTTTCGTACGGTTCGCTCTATCCGGCGCTGCGGCGCATGCAGGCGGATGGGCTGATCGCCGAGAACGCGGCGCCGGCCGGTACTCCGGTCCGACGGGCCCGTCGGGTCTACGAGCTGACCGAGAAGGGTCGTCAGCGTTTCGGTGAGTTGGTGGCCGACACCGGTCCGCACAACTACACCGACGACGGCTTCGGGGTACACCTGGCCTTCTTCAACCGCACTCCGGCGGAGGCCCGGATGCGGATCCTCGAAGGTCGCCGTCGTCAGGTCGAGGAACGCCGCGAGGGTCTGCGTGAAGCCATTGCGCGGGCCAGCAACTCGCTCGACCGCTACACCCGTCAGCTCCACCAACTCGGGCTCGAGTCCAGCGAGCGCGAGGTCAAGTGGCTCAACGAGCTCATCGCCGCCGAGCGCGCGGCACCCGGGCTCACCGAGCAGGCATAA